A section of the Thermococcus sp. 21S7 genome encodes:
- a CDS encoding type II toxin-antitoxin system VapC family toxin, whose protein sequence is MIVIDASALVKVVLQEPGWEEVPTEPHVATLDYALVEGMNAIWKAVRRGELTIEQGKVKVIVLKTLGSSITLFEAQNFFERGLEIALSENITIYDALYIALAEALKAELLTADERQYYAARNYVEAKLVR, encoded by the coding sequence GTGATAGTCATTGATGCCTCGGCCCTTGTGAAGGTCGTGTTGCAGGAACCAGGTTGGGAAGAAGTACCAACGGAGCCACACGTGGCGACGCTCGACTATGCACTCGTTGAGGGCATGAATGCAATCTGGAAGGCAGTGCGACGTGGAGAGCTAACCATTGAGCAAGGAAAGGTTAAGGTAATCGTTCTTAAGACGTTAGGGAGCTCGATAACACTTTTTGAGGCGCAAAACTTCTTCGAGAGGGGGCTGGAAATAGCATTGAGTGAGAACATCACAATCTACGATGCCCTTTACATAGCCTTAGCGGAGGCTCTAAAGGCTGAACTCCTGACGGCGGACGAGAGGCAATACTACGCGGCCAGAAATTATGTGGAGGCGAAGCTTGTTCGATGA
- a CDS encoding type II toxin-antitoxin system RelE/ParE family toxin, which produces MYEVVFTKKAAKQVKALQPAHRRKLKEIILRLSGNPFSYPYKKIRGEERTYRIRVGQFRILYEVDDENFRVVIFKIERRERAYR; this is translated from the coding sequence ATGTACGAGGTTGTTTTTACAAAGAAAGCCGCCAAGCAGGTAAAAGCTCTGCAACCCGCGCATAGGAGAAAACTGAAAGAGATAATTCTCCGCCTTTCTGGGAATCCTTTCTCATACCCTTACAAAAAGATTCGTGGTGAAGAGCGCACGTACAGAATTCGTGTAGGCCAGTTTAGAATCCTTTACGAGGTAGATGACGAGAACTTCAGGGTTGTAATCTTCAAGATTGAGCGAAGAGAGAGGGCGTACAGGTGA
- a CDS encoding HAD family hydrolase translates to MKLVSFDVWNTLLDINVMLDAMAVELSKLMGTCIIDVVEGMMLSRERIKRMRAETAGDPSRALEESQEMLAELLGTDVELVKRAAARATLNVGDEIVLPGAKKALEGVKRKGLKVTVTGNVMFWPGSYTRLLLERFGLMNLIDKTFFADEVLAYKPMPEMFRKPLEAFGIEPDEAIHIGDTYAEDFEGALRTGMWAVWINPEAEEVRKIHEKGFEVPGVEGILEVLEGIESGSI, encoded by the coding sequence ATGAAGCTCGTCTCATTCGACGTCTGGAACACGCTCCTCGACATCAACGTCATGCTCGATGCGATGGCCGTTGAGCTCTCCAAGCTGATGGGGACGTGCATAATAGACGTCGTCGAGGGAATGATGCTCTCACGCGAGAGGATAAAGCGCATGAGGGCAGAAACAGCTGGAGACCCCTCTAGGGCCCTCGAAGAGAGCCAGGAAATGCTGGCAGAGCTCCTGGGAACAGACGTCGAACTCGTCAAGAGGGCCGCCGCAAGGGCAACGCTCAACGTTGGCGACGAGATAGTCCTCCCCGGAGCGAAGAAAGCTTTGGAGGGCGTCAAGAGAAAGGGGCTGAAGGTTACAGTGACCGGCAACGTGATGTTCTGGCCGGGTTCGTACACCCGGCTCCTGCTGGAGCGCTTCGGGCTTATGAACTTAATAGACAAAACATTCTTCGCCGACGAGGTTCTGGCTTACAAGCCGATGCCTGAGATGTTCAGGAAGCCGCTCGAAGCATTCGGTATAGAGCCGGACGAAGCAATACACATCGGCGACACCTACGCGGAGGACTTCGAGGGGGCGCTGAGGACCGGCATGTGGGCTGTCTGGATTAACCCGGAGGCAGAGGAGGTCAGAAAAATCCACGAAAAGGGCTTTGAGGTTCCAGGGGTTGAGGGAATTCTGGAGGTTTTGGAGGGGATTGAATCGGGAAGTATTTAA
- a CDS encoding DUF3226 domain-containing protein — protein MRIVTGDRFERFADEKAILFPEYRKNRDELIDFVDSLTGEETVVTASLELIDLIAWKFRRGDGNVLIYSDTGKSLTMKEAYELRKYLDFDVRGGFSGENAGTSVLFVEGKTDSKFFKAVFKKLFEFKESREAPYSLRFIERVFERDNFDLLKREGDGYYLAVLPSEGNSGVIRNLGNFLRAMDVFDFTVERLGVAIDIDEDRDAALASIAGKLSGFRHRKTPRGYIVGRTEVVPLIIGLPFGDEVIEWKKPTVEDLMLHLIAREGLLERIKPGLKALNESLERKLKPKEVMYLALSAYGHWGNLEGFYELFVMRSRFRNLKAVLREAGLMEGLAYLAGRERGR, from the coding sequence ATGAGGATCGTAACTGGAGACAGGTTTGAGAGATTCGCAGATGAAAAGGCCATTCTATTCCCCGAGTACAGGAAGAACCGCGATGAACTAATCGACTTCGTTGATTCCCTGACCGGAGAAGAGACCGTCGTCACGGCGAGCCTTGAGCTCATCGATTTAATCGCCTGGAAGTTCAGACGGGGAGATGGGAACGTCCTGATATACTCCGACACGGGGAAGAGCCTCACAATGAAGGAGGCCTACGAGCTGAGGAAGTACCTCGATTTCGACGTTCGCGGCGGCTTTTCCGGTGAGAATGCAGGGACAAGCGTTCTGTTCGTCGAGGGGAAGACAGACTCCAAGTTCTTCAAGGCAGTCTTCAAGAAGCTCTTCGAGTTCAAGGAGAGCCGGGAGGCTCCATACAGCCTGCGGTTCATCGAGCGCGTCTTTGAGCGCGACAACTTCGACCTGCTGAAGCGCGAGGGAGATGGCTACTATCTCGCGGTGCTGCCGAGCGAGGGCAACTCCGGGGTTATAAGGAACCTCGGCAACTTCCTCAGGGCCATGGACGTCTTCGACTTCACAGTCGAGAGGCTTGGAGTCGCCATTGACATCGATGAGGACAGAGACGCCGCCCTGGCCTCGATAGCCGGAAAGCTCTCCGGCTTCAGGCACAGGAAAACACCCCGCGGCTACATCGTCGGGAGAACCGAGGTGGTTCCGCTGATAATCGGCCTGCCCTTCGGGGACGAGGTCATCGAGTGGAAGAAGCCGACCGTCGAGGATTTGATGCTCCACCTCATAGCGAGGGAGGGACTTCTTGAGAGGATAAAGCCGGGACTTAAGGCCCTAAACGAGAGCCTCGAAAGGAAGCTCAAGCCCAAGGAAGTCATGTACCTGGCGTTATCAGCTTACGGCCACTGGGGCAACCTGGAGGGATTCTATGAGCTGTTCGTCATGCGCTCCCGCTTCAGGAACCTCAAAGCGGTTCTAAGGGAGGCCGGACTCATGGAGGGCCTCGCCTACCTGGCTGGGAGGGAGCGGGGGCGTTGA
- a CDS encoding DUF2391 family protein, whose protein sequence is MMSESNTDRMMNPEPEHRIENERRTGMERRLEELYSSIEELKRENEMRKAPDKLGWDDIAQEIVGAVTFALPFLFTAELWEIAKDISIERAVAIFLMTLAVAYLFIAKSRIGNLKREELFHVPKRLLTVALIAYLISAGLISLYGINWIADFNAVQYLNATVLVSTFAVIGAITVDMVK, encoded by the coding sequence ATGATGAGTGAATCCAATACTGACCGGATGATGAACCCCGAACCTGAGCACCGGATTGAAAACGAAAGGCGAACCGGAATGGAGAGACGTCTCGAAGAGCTGTACTCCAGCATCGAGGAACTGAAAAGAGAGAACGAGATGAGAAAGGCCCCGGACAAGCTCGGCTGGGACGACATAGCCCAGGAGATAGTCGGAGCGGTCACCTTCGCCCTCCCCTTCCTGTTTACCGCGGAGCTCTGGGAGATAGCGAAGGACATCTCCATCGAGCGGGCCGTCGCGATATTCCTGATGACGCTGGCCGTGGCGTACCTCTTCATAGCAAAGTCCCGTATAGGAAACCTCAAGAGGGAGGAGCTGTTCCACGTGCCCAAGAGGCTGCTGACCGTGGCACTCATAGCGTATCTAATCTCCGCGGGGCTGATATCCCTGTATGGAATCAACTGGATAGCCGATTTCAACGCGGTTCAGTACCTGAACGCAACTGTGCTCGTGAGCACCTTCGCCGTGATAGGCGCAATAACCGTTGACATGGTGAAGTGA
- a CDS encoding S-layer protein, with protein MIEEMRKASLLLLLVVTFGMLITPINAAVTGINSSNTVIVLPTTKIVNGVPVHVGEDAITGSRLGAFLVLQGVSRGTYTKTVSIPVEYHSVLIHDENQTYKLNSVDMPDVGVNVSDEPVGHGIVIQVNFSCVDFNSTRRAAEFTDRSVELIFNENTTPFGFGGGYRAVATRLNGVDVVYVYSFSQVNESSTSLLETLSVGEWKIHFVDIKVSDETMLVDLTYPSGLVKRKVMHVGRYYLMYLDAEENEDFEVFDTYPSNRIDELLEKGARNVLVFAPTSLFVGIGGTKSVIFNYEYYSKARRYQDGDVYRDQWVWDIDPTNNLYVLYLHANGSPSFRNVLIGEGSALKLPTEWGLEIVPVFAKDNNDKIVGIEGYRFVRVASVTGNVSITAPKIEATDDVYDFIVEDTQLKEFPSDKNVIIIGGWVSNKAWELLERTYGKDAVSAIKDEINRKGYVIKELKNPHNPSYKVIILAGKTYGETRLAVEKFMEEM; from the coding sequence GTGATAGAGGAAATGAGGAAAGCATCGCTGTTGCTTTTATTGGTTGTTACCTTTGGTATGCTCATCACGCCGATTAACGCGGCGGTTACTGGAATAAACTCATCGAACACTGTGATAGTCCTTCCGACCACCAAGATAGTCAACGGCGTGCCCGTTCATGTAGGCGAGGATGCTATAACCGGTTCGAGACTTGGTGCATTCCTGGTTCTTCAGGGTGTTTCTAGGGGAACGTACACAAAAACCGTTTCCATACCTGTTGAGTACCACAGCGTGCTTATTCACGATGAAAACCAGACCTATAAGCTCAACTCCGTTGACATGCCCGACGTCGGCGTTAACGTCAGCGACGAGCCTGTTGGGCACGGGATAGTTATCCAGGTCAACTTTTCGTGCGTTGATTTCAACTCCACTCGGAGGGCCGCTGAGTTCACTGATCGTAGCGTTGAGCTAATATTCAATGAGAACACGACACCTTTCGGTTTTGGGGGCGGATATCGAGCCGTTGCTACCAGGCTTAATGGGGTGGATGTCGTTTACGTGTATTCTTTCTCTCAGGTGAACGAGTCCAGTACCTCCCTTCTGGAGACGTTAAGCGTTGGGGAATGGAAAATTCATTTTGTTGACATCAAAGTCAGCGATGAGACGATGCTGGTGGACCTCACGTACCCCAGCGGGCTCGTAAAGCGTAAGGTGATGCATGTCGGCAGGTACTATTTGATGTACCTCGATGCCGAGGAAAACGAGGACTTTGAGGTATTTGACACTTACCCATCTAATAGAATCGATGAACTGCTCGAAAAGGGTGCCAGGAACGTTTTGGTGTTTGCTCCCACCAGTCTCTTTGTGGGGATTGGCGGAACGAAATCCGTGATATTTAACTACGAGTACTACTCAAAGGCTAGGCGGTACCAGGATGGGGATGTGTACAGGGATCAGTGGGTGTGGGACATAGACCCCACTAACAACCTTTACGTTCTGTACCTCCATGCGAATGGGAGTCCTAGCTTCAGGAATGTCCTCATCGGTGAGGGCTCCGCATTAAAGTTGCCCACCGAGTGGGGGCTTGAGATAGTCCCGGTGTTCGCGAAGGATAACAATGACAAGATAGTCGGGATCGAGGGCTATCGCTTCGTGCGCGTTGCTTCCGTAACCGGGAATGTCTCCATAACCGCGCCGAAGATTGAGGCTACTGACGATGTATACGATTTTATAGTTGAAGACACCCAGCTCAAGGAATTCCCTTCGGACAAGAACGTCATAATCATCGGCGGCTGGGTCAGCAACAAGGCGTGGGAGCTGCTGGAGCGGACCTACGGCAAGGACGCTGTCAGCGCTATCAAAGACGAGATAAACCGGAAAGGCTACGTGATAAAGGAGCTCAAGAACCCGCACAACCCGAGCTACAAGGTGATAATCCTGGCAGGGAAAACCTACGGGGAGACCAGACTCGCCGTGGAGAAGTTCATGGAGGAAATGTAA
- a CDS encoding MFS transporter has translation MSLQNYRGFGRDAWLLVAYSFASAFGGNIAWFIFPFYLKSLGFDYTNIGMVFSLSTLAQAAVLLFSGPFGARVGYKKTVLLGVSMMFLGRLVQVLHPTLWMLALGGVLIGIGMALESPSFMALLSGEVEDGKRHYLFSLSSGIGTIASALGILVAGFLSRWLSYGQVFSLVLVVIPIRFAVVLFVRPVLERHSRGLNLDRSLLVRIGRFALPGALIGLGAGIAIPYMGLWFNQRFGTSLESIGWLFAFQQFIMGIGMFLLPMIADRFGSVKTIVSFNGTASLLIGALPFSPAFPVAAVVYILRTILMNIVNPIWNSFMMGFFGEEERSTAMALNSLAWTATFGVGQYVGGVLFDMSLVWPFLITAFLYSLSMVVFWGFFGKKRMEGD, from the coding sequence ATGTCACTGCAGAACTATCGCGGGTTCGGAAGGGACGCATGGCTGCTCGTTGCCTACTCATTCGCCTCCGCTTTCGGGGGCAACATAGCCTGGTTTATCTTCCCGTTCTATCTAAAATCGCTCGGCTTCGACTACACCAACATAGGCATGGTCTTCTCGCTCTCAACGCTGGCCCAGGCGGCGGTTCTGCTGTTCTCGGGCCCGTTCGGCGCGAGGGTGGGCTACAAGAAAACCGTCCTCCTTGGAGTGAGCATGATGTTCCTCGGGAGGCTCGTTCAGGTTCTCCACCCGACCCTCTGGATGCTCGCCCTGGGCGGCGTTTTGATAGGGATAGGCATGGCGCTGGAGTCTCCCTCATTCATGGCGCTGCTCAGCGGGGAGGTGGAGGACGGGAAGAGGCACTACCTGTTCAGCCTCTCCTCGGGAATCGGCACGATAGCATCTGCCCTCGGAATACTCGTCGCCGGCTTTCTCTCGCGCTGGCTGAGCTATGGGCAGGTGTTCTCCCTGGTCCTCGTGGTCATACCTATTCGGTTCGCGGTAGTTCTCTTCGTCAGGCCCGTGCTTGAGAGGCATTCCCGCGGGCTGAACCTTGACCGGAGCCTCCTCGTCAGGATAGGCCGCTTCGCCCTTCCCGGGGCGCTGATAGGTCTGGGTGCGGGAATAGCGATTCCCTACATGGGGCTCTGGTTCAACCAGCGCTTTGGGACGAGCCTGGAGAGCATCGGCTGGCTCTTCGCCTTCCAGCAGTTCATAATGGGGATTGGGATGTTCCTGCTGCCGATGATAGCCGACAGGTTCGGCAGCGTTAAGACAATCGTCTCCTTCAACGGGACTGCGAGCCTCCTCATAGGCGCTCTTCCGTTCTCGCCGGCCTTCCCCGTTGCGGCGGTCGTGTACATCCTCAGGACGATACTGATGAACATAGTCAACCCGATATGGAACTCCTTCATGATGGGGTTCTTTGGGGAAGAGGAGCGCTCCACCGCGATGGCGCTTAACAGCCTGGCCTGGACGGCTACTTTTGGGGTGGGCCAGTACGTGGGCGGCGTTCTCTTCGACATGTCCCTGGTCTGGCCGTTCCTGATAACCGCCTTCCTGTACAGCCTCTCGATGGTGGTGTTCTGGGGCTTTTTCGGGAAGAAAAGAATGGAGGGGGATTAA
- a CDS encoding methyl-accepting chemotaxis protein — protein MRFRRKLYAMFLGMAMVVILLTTLIQIRTIEDMGNKIEESVAPTLGEHAQRIALLESQKYAVMIDEQLRPLIVVTESYAGSIGSLYVKDEVYPGYSSTPAFSASVFNRLSELKNSNKDLINVYYSDSRGKLIIIPRAELPEGYNATKSPWYQKAVREGPSWIEPYTDIITNKTVITYITPVKYGGVVKGVLGIDVDFSLLSQEIMNTKIGKTGYLFVISPNGTVVIHPNQDLVGKLNIFNDRRYEALARAMKNSEEGVVELNLDGKKMVVSFAKSKTTGWTVAAVAPEDELVGGLISALDNAKHAASREVLYGTVVMVTLAAGLVLLSVRYLKKALQPVEQLRNAAELIAAGRLKEARDAVGAIDYPHRDDEIGKLITAFESISSDVIGTLNEVIEKLEAMAEGRLDYSVDTRARGDLQNIIVALQGTSAKMRALIGNIRRIGMELDEQADELAGIAVHVKNSTDQVSEAIEQVSIEAQRQQEHINSITEGMRLVSDVTTETSRVMEEFEGAIDEVVRIAQEGRKKGDEAVRDVESIKRSMAFIEEAVNAVSEMSKRIGEITHAISNIAEQTNLLALNAAIEAARAGEAGRGFAVVAQEIRGLAEESKNAAETIRDIIEEMDEKVRRAVEETQRGVNNVASSTETLSESLGYLGYIAEMVQEVGEKVAAIKEQTERTHEEVSRALQALEGLAASAEETTASAEEVNSAMQEQRAEIEALSAGAAKLREIARELRENVEQFRL, from the coding sequence ATGAGATTCCGCCGAAAGTTGTACGCGATGTTCCTTGGGATGGCCATGGTAGTCATCCTTTTGACGACACTAATTCAAATTAGAACCATAGAGGACATGGGCAACAAAATAGAGGAGAGCGTTGCCCCTACCCTCGGGGAGCACGCGCAGAGGATAGCACTACTTGAGAGTCAAAAATACGCAGTGATGATAGACGAACAGCTGCGTCCGCTCATCGTCGTCACGGAGTCCTACGCAGGATCCATAGGTTCCCTCTACGTGAAGGACGAGGTGTATCCGGGTTATTCGAGCACCCCCGCGTTCAGTGCCAGCGTTTTCAACAGGCTCTCTGAACTAAAGAACTCAAATAAAGACTTAATAAACGTTTACTACTCCGACTCGCGGGGCAAGCTCATAATAATCCCCCGGGCAGAGCTTCCAGAAGGGTACAACGCCACGAAGTCGCCATGGTACCAGAAGGCCGTGAGGGAGGGGCCCAGCTGGATTGAGCCTTACACGGATATAATAACGAACAAAACGGTCATAACCTACATCACCCCTGTAAAGTACGGGGGGGTAGTTAAGGGCGTTTTGGGAATAGACGTTGACTTCTCACTCCTGTCCCAGGAGATAATGAACACGAAGATAGGCAAGACAGGTTACCTCTTCGTCATAAGCCCCAACGGGACGGTGGTGATACATCCGAACCAGGATCTCGTCGGAAAGCTGAACATCTTTAACGACAGGAGATACGAGGCGCTCGCAAGGGCGATGAAAAACTCCGAAGAGGGCGTTGTTGAGCTCAATCTAGACGGAAAAAAGATGGTCGTTTCCTTTGCCAAAAGCAAAACTACGGGGTGGACAGTTGCGGCAGTCGCACCAGAGGACGAACTGGTGGGAGGCCTTATCAGCGCACTTGACAACGCAAAGCACGCGGCATCCCGGGAGGTTCTCTACGGAACGGTTGTCATGGTAACCCTCGCGGCGGGCCTTGTGCTCCTGAGCGTTAGATACCTCAAAAAGGCACTCCAGCCGGTGGAGCAACTGAGAAACGCCGCGGAGCTGATAGCTGCAGGCAGACTGAAAGAGGCCAGGGACGCGGTTGGAGCGATAGACTATCCCCACAGGGACGATGAGATAGGAAAGCTGATAACGGCGTTCGAGTCGATTTCATCCGACGTAATCGGCACTCTCAACGAGGTCATCGAAAAGCTGGAGGCAATGGCTGAAGGAAGGCTGGACTACAGCGTGGACACCCGGGCCAGGGGTGACCTCCAGAACATCATCGTTGCACTCCAGGGGACGTCCGCTAAGATGCGGGCCCTGATCGGCAACATCCGCAGGATTGGAATGGAACTCGACGAGCAAGCCGATGAACTGGCAGGAATAGCCGTTCACGTGAAGAACTCAACGGATCAGGTCAGCGAGGCGATAGAACAGGTCAGCATCGAGGCACAGAGACAGCAGGAGCACATAAACAGCATAACCGAGGGCATGCGCCTCGTTTCCGACGTCACAACGGAAACGTCCCGGGTCATGGAGGAGTTCGAGGGTGCCATCGACGAGGTCGTTAGAATAGCGCAGGAGGGCAGGAAGAAGGGCGACGAAGCCGTCAGAGACGTTGAAAGCATAAAACGATCAATGGCGTTCATAGAGGAGGCTGTCAACGCGGTCAGTGAGATGAGCAAACGCATAGGGGAGATAACACACGCCATAAGCAACATTGCAGAACAAACAAATCTCCTAGCCCTGAACGCGGCTATCGAAGCGGCAAGGGCCGGAGAAGCGGGTAGAGGTTTCGCGGTCGTTGCCCAGGAGATAAGGGGGCTGGCGGAAGAAAGCAAGAATGCCGCGGAGACAATCAGGGACATCATAGAGGAAATGGACGAGAAGGTTAGAAGGGCGGTTGAGGAAACACAGAGGGGCGTAAACAACGTGGCCAGCTCAACGGAAACCCTGAGCGAGAGCCTCGGCTACCTCGGATACATAGCGGAAATGGTACAGGAGGTCGGTGAAAAGGTGGCCGCGATAAAGGAGCAGACCGAGAGGACACACGAGGAAGTCAGCAGGGCCCTGCAGGCACTGGAGGGCCTGGCGGCGAGTGCAGAGGAAACCACCGCCAGCGCGGAGGAAGTTAACTCCGCCATGCAGGAGCAGAGAGCGGAGATAGAAGCCCTAAGCGCGGGAGCGGCCAAGCTGAGGGAGATAGCAAGAGAGCTCCGCGAGAACGTGGAGCAGTTCAGACTCTAA
- a CDS encoding DHH family phosphoesterase, whose product MVVKDCPECHGTGKVKAGEKECPVCEGWGYVPADFKVGEKLKGYRNLDYIGVEDEVDEIPCPECHGKGVVPVYDTCPTCGGTGRVLACDICGKVKEPWEPGMETTWVCPDCMRKYKVVYVLDKTCDVEDIEVGNVYKGTIDRVERFGVFVRLNPHVRGLIRRKDLLGGREYKPGDEILVQVLDVRPDKGEIDLIESALKHYKEVVVRKELPVTLIRDLSKDMAGQTVRLRGKVTQIQVTGGPTVFTITDGTGITWAAAFEAPGVRAYPNINVGDIVEIIGKVAFHSGEIQIETSDMARLWGPEAAEVKRRIEEELDRRAQPRDVGFLIESEVLEKLKPKIMKAAFMIRRAIYEGRPILLRHHADADGYTSGLALEYAIVPLIEEVSPDSGARWKLFKRRPSRAPFYELEDVLKDIIFMVEDHEKFGDPLPLLVIVDNGGTSEDIPAYKRIRAFGVPIVVIDHHDPREWVSEDRAKVDDYVDVHVNPHHIKRGYYELTAGMLATEVARFINPEVEDRIKHLPAIAGTGDRSKAPEFHQYLEIAKKAKGLDEEDLKKIAEVIDHEAYFWKFMDGHGIIDEILLLTGNLQRHRELINAIYPEVKEKQEKALKASLPHVKSVVLPNGIRFNTIDIELFAPKFSYPSPGKLSGLIHDHFKEKYGEDAPILTLAYGPDFAVVRAADGMAAYGFDLNEIIPKLQEALPSAGIEGGGHSYAGSIKFFEGMRKEVLEEFAKQVVKLKKTG is encoded by the coding sequence ATGGTGGTTAAGGACTGTCCCGAGTGCCACGGAACCGGGAAGGTTAAGGCTGGCGAGAAGGAGTGCCCCGTTTGTGAGGGCTGGGGTTACGTTCCTGCCGATTTCAAGGTTGGGGAGAAGCTGAAGGGCTACCGCAACCTCGACTATATCGGCGTCGAGGACGAGGTTGACGAGATACCCTGCCCCGAGTGCCACGGAAAGGGCGTCGTGCCGGTTTACGACACCTGCCCGACCTGCGGCGGCACCGGCCGCGTCCTCGCCTGCGACATCTGCGGCAAGGTGAAAGAACCCTGGGAGCCGGGCATGGAAACAACCTGGGTCTGTCCGGACTGCATGCGCAAGTACAAGGTCGTCTACGTTCTCGACAAGACCTGCGACGTTGAGGACATAGAGGTCGGGAACGTCTACAAGGGAACCATCGACAGGGTGGAGCGCTTCGGTGTATTTGTCAGGCTCAACCCACACGTTAGGGGCCTGATAAGGCGGAAGGACCTCCTCGGCGGCAGGGAGTACAAGCCCGGCGACGAGATACTGGTTCAGGTTCTCGATGTGAGGCCCGACAAGGGCGAGATAGACCTCATAGAGTCAGCGCTCAAGCACTACAAGGAAGTGGTTGTGCGGAAGGAGCTTCCTGTGACGCTCATCCGTGACCTGAGCAAGGACATGGCCGGCCAGACGGTCAGGCTGCGCGGCAAGGTCACCCAGATACAGGTGACCGGCGGCCCGACTGTCTTTACGATAACCGACGGAACTGGCATAACGTGGGCGGCCGCCTTCGAGGCGCCCGGGGTTAGGGCCTACCCGAACATAAACGTCGGCGATATCGTGGAGATAATAGGTAAGGTGGCCTTCCACTCCGGCGAGATTCAGATAGAGACCAGCGACATGGCGAGGCTCTGGGGGCCGGAGGCTGCTGAAGTAAAGAGGCGCATAGAGGAGGAGCTCGACAGGCGCGCCCAGCCCCGGGACGTCGGCTTCCTCATCGAAAGCGAGGTTCTCGAAAAGCTCAAGCCGAAGATAATGAAGGCGGCATTCATGATACGCAGGGCGATCTACGAGGGCAGACCGATACTGCTGAGACACCACGCCGACGCCGACGGCTACACCTCCGGCTTGGCTTTGGAGTACGCGATAGTTCCGCTCATCGAGGAGGTCTCACCCGACTCCGGTGCCAGATGGAAGCTCTTCAAGCGCAGGCCGAGCAGGGCACCCTTCTACGAGCTGGAGGACGTGCTCAAGGACATCATATTTATGGTCGAGGATCATGAGAAGTTCGGAGACCCACTGCCGCTTTTGGTTATTGTCGACAACGGCGGAACGAGTGAGGACATTCCTGCCTACAAGCGCATAAGGGCCTTCGGCGTCCCGATAGTCGTCATAGACCACCACGACCCGCGCGAGTGGGTGAGCGAGGACAGGGCGAAGGTGGACGACTACGTCGATGTGCACGTCAACCCGCACCACATAAAGCGCGGCTATTATGAGCTTACCGCTGGAATGCTGGCAACGGAAGTGGCGCGCTTCATCAACCCCGAAGTGGAGGACAGGATAAAGCACCTCCCGGCGATAGCCGGAACCGGCGACAGGAGCAAGGCGCCGGAGTTCCACCAGTACCTTGAGATAGCGAAGAAAGCGAAGGGCCTCGATGAGGAGGATCTCAAGAAGATAGCCGAGGTCATAGACCACGAGGCCTACTTCTGGAAGTTCATGGACGGGCACGGCATCATCGACGAGATTCTCCTCCTCACCGGCAACCTTCAGAGGCACCGTGAGCTCATCAACGCTATCTATCCTGAGGTCAAGGAGAAGCAGGAGAAGGCTTTGAAGGCCTCGCTGCCGCACGTCAAGAGCGTCGTCCTGCCGAACGGGATAAGATTCAACACGATAGACATCGAGCTCTTTGCTCCAAAGTTCAGCTATCCGTCCCCGGGCAAGCTCTCCGGCCTGATACACGACCACTTCAAGGAGAAATATGGTGAAGACGCGCCGATTCTAACGCTAGCCTACGGCCCGGACTTCGCGGTGGTCAGGGCCGCCGACGGAATGGCCGCCTATGGCTTCGACCTGAACGAGATAATTCCAAAGCTCCAAGAGGCCCTGCCGAGCGCGGGCATAGAGGGCGGCGGCCACAGCTACGCCGGCTCGATAAAGTTCTTTGAGGGCATGAGGAAGGAGGTCCTTGAGGAATTCGCCAAGCAGGTCGTCAAGCTGAAGAAGACGGGCTGA